From a single Streptomyces misionensis genomic region:
- a CDS encoding tyrosine-type recombinase/integrase, with protein sequence MKSLDVKVWGVRKRDTKTPSYGVRWSVAGNVFSDSFRTKALADHYRAKLMSAMRGGEEFDTETGLPASMEEKKSPLSWYDFALRYLAMKWPHAAPNTRDGINESLTSVTMELLAERAGRPSDEEIRKALRNWAFVLPGPDDREVPDNVRNVLHWVAKACRPLADLAEPATARAVLDGLKLKLDGTAAAAETVRRKRRTLVNAANYAVDLGELRENPITAVRWQKPKVSNQVDPRVVANPEQARNLLAAVSYVGGYRRARGRRLVGLFAAMYFGGLRPAEAVGLVETDLVLPEQGWGSALLHRTRPSVGKQWTDSGKTHDDRGLKNRPAEDVRRVPIPPQLVAVLREHLATFGTAEDGRLFFSEKGSVVPSSTYYRVWQEARFLALPPAVAASPLASRPYDLRHSALSTWLNAGVDPTEVAERAGNSVEVLLTRYAKCLDGRQDVANRRIEDLLREYE encoded by the coding sequence GTGAAGTCTCTCGACGTCAAGGTCTGGGGCGTACGCAAGCGGGACACCAAGACGCCTTCTTACGGCGTCCGCTGGTCCGTCGCGGGCAACGTCTTCTCTGACTCGTTCCGCACCAAGGCGCTCGCTGATCACTACCGGGCGAAGCTCATGAGTGCCATGCGTGGCGGCGAAGAGTTCGACACGGAGACTGGTCTTCCGGCTTCAATGGAAGAGAAGAAGTCGCCATTGTCCTGGTACGACTTCGCCCTCAGGTATCTCGCAATGAAGTGGCCGCACGCTGCACCCAATACGCGAGACGGCATCAATGAATCTCTCACCAGCGTGACCATGGAACTGCTCGCGGAGCGCGCAGGGCGACCGTCCGACGAGGAGATCCGCAAGGCCTTACGTAACTGGGCTTTCGTGCTGCCAGGTCCCGACGACCGGGAAGTTCCGGACAATGTCCGGAACGTCCTGCACTGGGTGGCGAAGGCTTGTCGGCCGCTAGCGGACCTCGCTGAACCGGCAACGGCCCGCGCGGTGCTCGACGGGCTGAAGCTCAAGCTCGACGGCACCGCGGCAGCTGCCGAGACCGTGCGGCGGAAGCGGCGGACCCTCGTCAACGCTGCGAACTACGCGGTCGACCTGGGGGAGCTGCGGGAAAATCCGATCACGGCGGTTCGCTGGCAGAAGCCCAAGGTCTCGAACCAGGTCGATCCGCGCGTTGTGGCCAACCCGGAGCAGGCACGCAATCTCCTGGCGGCAGTGTCCTACGTGGGCGGATACCGGCGTGCTCGCGGCCGGCGTCTCGTCGGGCTGTTCGCGGCGATGTACTTCGGTGGCCTCCGGCCCGCTGAGGCGGTCGGCCTGGTCGAGACTGACCTTGTCCTCCCTGAGCAGGGCTGGGGATCGGCGCTGCTCCACCGGACCCGTCCCTCCGTCGGCAAGCAGTGGACGGACTCGGGGAAGACCCACGACGACCGCGGGCTCAAGAATCGGCCGGCTGAGGACGTTCGGCGTGTGCCCATCCCGCCCCAGCTCGTCGCCGTGCTGCGCGAGCACCTGGCCACGTTCGGCACGGCGGAGGACGGGCGGCTCTTCTTCAGTGAGAAGGGTTCGGTCGTCCCGTCCTCGACCTACTACCGCGTGTGGCAGGAGGCTCGGTTCCTCGCGCTCCCGCCGGCTGTCGCGGCCTCGCCGCTCGCGAGCAGGCCCTACGACCTTCGGCACTCGGCGCTGTCGACGTGGCTCAATGCGGGAGTGGATCCCACCGAGGTTGCCGAACGCGCCGGCAACAGCGTTGAGGTCCTGCTGACCCGGTACGCGAAGTGCCTCGACGGACGGCAGGACGTCGCCAACCGGCGCATCGAGGACCTGCTCCGCGAGTACGAGTGA
- the nrtL gene encoding ArgS-related anticodon-binding protein NrtL — translation MTPVELSRVVLDAVRRAVAEGELGGVVPERVVVGEPGAGGCGEYATNVALQLARAAGKPPLQVAEILRPRLVGVSGVRDVVVTGPGFLNFLLEERADPLGGLVREIRRSGARYGHGDALAGEVVALRVPYEVRAEVVADAVVRIVASQGGRATVEHREPVNVRPVPAPEDPAPLGPDAARWALLHPAPHDRPRITADHLVQREANPLFRVRYAHARVRAAGRNAARLGFDAEPGRLGEGAAHSDALQSPLADYPRILAAAATHRAPDRLARHLVTVADAVLPFVTCVLPLGEEKPSAAHRARLALAEAAGTVLAGGLSLLGIDAPEHL, via the coding sequence GTGACCCCCGTCGAGCTCTCCCGTGTCGTCCTGGACGCGGTGCGCCGTGCCGTGGCGGAGGGGGAGCTCGGGGGGGTGGTTCCCGAGCGGGTCGTCGTGGGGGAGCCGGGGGCCGGGGGGTGCGGGGAGTACGCGACCAATGTCGCGCTCCAGCTCGCCCGTGCCGCCGGGAAGCCGCCGCTCCAGGTCGCCGAGATCCTGCGGCCCCGGCTCGTCGGGGTGAGCGGTGTCCGGGACGTCGTCGTCACTGGGCCCGGGTTCTTGAACTTCCTGCTCGAAGAGCGGGCCGATCCGCTCGGCGGGCTGGTCCGGGAGATCCGCCGAAGCGGCGCCCGGTACGGGCACGGTGACGCGCTCGCGGGGGAGGTCGTCGCGCTGCGGGTGCCGTACGAGGTGCGGGCCGAGGTCGTCGCCGACGCCGTCGTACGGATCGTCGCCAGCCAGGGCGGGCGCGCCACCGTCGAGCACCGGGAGCCCGTCAACGTGCGGCCCGTGCCCGCGCCCGAGGACCCCGCGCCGCTCGGGCCCGACGCCGCCCGCTGGGCCCTGCTCCACCCCGCTCCGCACGACCGGCCCCGCATCACCGCCGACCACCTCGTCCAGCGCGAGGCGAATCCGCTGTTCCGGGTCCGGTACGCGCACGCCCGGGTCCGTGCGGCCGGCCGCAACGCCGCCCGGCTGGGCTTCGACGCCGAGCCCGGACGCCTGGGGGAGGGCGCGGCCCACTCCGACGCCCTGCAGTCCCCCCTCGCCGACTACCCCCGCATCCTCGCCGCGGCCGCCACCCATCGCGCCCCGGACCGGCTCGCCCGGCACCTCGTCACCGTCGCGGATGCCGTGCTGCCCTTTGTGACCTGCGTGCTTCCGCTCGGCGAGGAGAAACCCTCGGCCGCCCACCGCGCCCGGCTCGCGCTCGCCGAAGCCGCCGGGACGGTGCTGGCCGGCGGCCTGTCCCTGCTCGGCATCGACGCACCCGAACATCTCTGA
- the lysA gene encoding diaminopimelate decarboxylase, whose amino-acid sequence MSRSAHPAGPRHADVLPEGHYSAPPTDLNVLDHKVWAQTVGRGEDGVVTVGGVPVTRLAEEFGTPAYILDEADFRARARAWRTAFGANADVFYAGKAFLSRAVVRWLGEEGLNLDVCSGGELATALSAGMPPERIAFHGNNKSVAEITRAVEAGVGRIVLDSFQEIVRVAHIAQSLGKRQKAQIRITVGVEAHTHEFIATAHEDQKFGIPLAGGQAAEAVRRALQLDGLELIGIHSHIGSQIFDMSGFEVAAHRVVGLLKDIRDEHGVELPEIDLGGGLGIAYTSDDDPREPHEIAKALGEIVGRECEAARLRTPRISVEPGRAIVGPTAFTLYEVGTVKPLEGLRTYVSVDGGMSDNIRTALYDAEYSVALVSRASDAEPMLTRVVGKHCESGDIVVKDAFLPADLAPGDLIAVPATGAYCRSMASNYNHVLRPPVVAVRGGEARVIVRRETEEDLLRLDVG is encoded by the coding sequence ATGAGCCGTTCCGCCCATCCCGCCGGGCCCCGCCACGCCGACGTGCTTCCCGAGGGGCACTACTCCGCGCCGCCCACCGACCTCAACGTGCTCGACCACAAGGTCTGGGCGCAGACCGTCGGCCGCGGCGAGGACGGGGTCGTCACCGTCGGCGGGGTACCCGTGACCCGGCTCGCCGAGGAGTTCGGCACGCCCGCCTACATCCTCGACGAGGCCGACTTCCGGGCCCGGGCGCGCGCCTGGCGCACCGCGTTCGGGGCGAACGCCGACGTGTTCTACGCGGGGAAGGCGTTCCTGTCGCGCGCCGTCGTGCGCTGGCTCGGCGAGGAGGGGCTGAACCTCGACGTGTGCTCGGGAGGGGAACTGGCCACCGCGCTGTCCGCGGGCATGCCGCCCGAGCGCATCGCCTTCCACGGGAACAACAAGTCGGTCGCCGAGATCACCCGGGCCGTCGAGGCCGGTGTCGGGCGGATCGTGCTCGACTCCTTCCAGGAGATCGTGCGGGTCGCGCACATCGCGCAGTCGCTGGGCAAGCGGCAGAAGGCGCAGATCCGGATCACCGTCGGGGTCGAGGCGCACACCCACGAGTTCATCGCCACCGCGCACGAGGACCAGAAGTTCGGGATCCCGCTCGCCGGCGGGCAGGCCGCCGAGGCCGTGCGGCGGGCGCTCCAGCTGGACGGGCTCGAACTGATCGGCATCCACTCCCACATCGGTTCGCAGATCTTCGACATGTCCGGGTTCGAGGTCGCCGCCCACCGGGTCGTCGGACTGCTCAAGGACATCAGGGACGAGCACGGCGTCGAACTGCCCGAGATCGACCTCGGCGGCGGTCTCGGCATCGCCTACACCAGCGACGACGACCCGCGTGAGCCGCACGAGATCGCCAAGGCGCTGGGGGAGATCGTCGGCCGGGAGTGCGAGGCCGCGCGGCTGCGCACGCCCCGGATCTCGGTGGAGCCCGGGCGCGCCATCGTCGGCCCGACCGCGTTCACGCTCTATGAGGTCGGCACCGTCAAGCCGCTGGAGGGGCTGCGCACGTACGTGTCGGTGGACGGCGGCATGTCCGACAACATCCGCACCGCGCTGTACGACGCCGAGTACAGCGTCGCCCTCGTCTCCCGGGCCAGCGACGCCGAGCCCATGCTCACCCGGGTCGTCGGCAAGCACTGCGAGAGCGGGGACATCGTGGTGAAGGACGCGTTCCTGCCGGCCGATCTCGCGCCGGGCGACCTCATCGCCGTGCCGGCCACCGGCGCGTACTGCCGGTCGATGGCCAGCAACTACAACCACGTGCTCCGGCCGCCCGTCGTCGCGGTGCGGGGCGGCGAGGCCCGGGTGATCGTCCGGCGGGAGACGGAGGAGGACCTCCTGCGTCTCGACGTCGGGTGA
- a CDS encoding response regulator codes for MEVGKTRTRWLGRTYSRLVPGASGRVLVVDDNKVIRQLIRVNLELEGLEVVTAADGAECLDVVHQVRPDLVTLDVVMPRLDGLHTAARLRADPRTNHLPLAIISACSPHEVETGLGVGVDAFLSKPFEPGELVRVVKRLIVSGRAARGGEGDGEEGGDGPGGGRGGGGGGRDGGGGGRSGDDASDDDGLADGVAGGVSFG; via the coding sequence GTGGAAGTAGGGAAAACCCGGACGCGGTGGCTCGGGCGGACCTACTCTCGACTTGTGCCGGGCGCTTCGGGTCGGGTGCTTGTTGTGGACGACAACAAGGTCATCCGGCAGTTGATCAGGGTCAATCTCGAGCTGGAAGGGCTCGAGGTCGTGACCGCGGCCGATGGTGCCGAGTGTCTGGACGTGGTGCACCAGGTGCGGCCCGACCTCGTGACGCTCGACGTCGTCATGCCGCGGCTGGACGGGTTGCACACCGCTGCCCGGCTCCGCGCCGATCCCCGGACGAACCATCTGCCCCTCGCCATCATCAGCGCGTGCAGCCCGCACGAGGTCGAGACCGGCCTCGGCGTCGGCGTGGACGCCTTTCTCTCCAAGCCCTTCGAACCCGGCGAACTCGTGCGTGTCGTCAAGCGGTTGATCGTCAGCGGCCGGGCCGCGCGCGGGGGAGAGGGAGACGGGGAAGAGGGCGGGGACGGGCCGGGAGGGGGCCGGGGTGGTGGTGGGGGTGGTCGGGACGGTGGTGGCGGCGGCCGCAGCGGTGACGACGCCAGTGACGACGACGGGCTCGCCGACGGGGTGGCCGGCGGCGTCTCCTTCGGGTGA
- a CDS encoding nuclease-related domain-containing protein, with product MELHVTRWKRYGRDRLYANLPDGTAVGWADITTGDITVLRAECRDDVIAVLTKHLQDLTELVLPDRASEVQARPMLPPLTPADDLAVNPPGQALRDLLAESGPGLVERIVSRLLRRPSEWDSWRRGLAGERRVGAELNRLGRHGWRVLHSVPLANKVDIDHLLIGPGGVFSINTKHHHKRAVWVGDDSVKVDHGKPAPYARKSRAEAKRVARVLERYCDFPVAVEPVLLFVGVTDLKVVATQLDVRVYQERQVSALAPLSGVLTVDQVERVYSVARHRQAWNHA from the coding sequence GTGGAGCTGCACGTCACGCGCTGGAAGCGGTACGGGCGTGATCGTCTGTACGCCAACCTGCCTGATGGCACCGCGGTCGGTTGGGCGGACATCACGACGGGGGACATCACGGTCTTGCGGGCCGAGTGCCGCGACGACGTGATCGCCGTGCTCACGAAGCACTTACAGGACCTCACCGAGCTTGTCCTCCCAGACAGGGCGTCGGAGGTTCAGGCGCGTCCGATGTTGCCGCCTCTGACGCCGGCCGACGACCTGGCCGTCAACCCTCCCGGGCAGGCGTTGCGTGATCTGCTCGCCGAATCCGGCCCCGGACTGGTGGAGCGAATCGTTTCACGGCTTCTGCGGCGGCCCTCGGAATGGGACTCCTGGCGCAGGGGATTGGCGGGGGAGCGGCGAGTGGGAGCCGAGTTGAACCGCTTGGGGCGCCACGGCTGGCGCGTCTTGCACTCCGTTCCCTTGGCCAACAAGGTGGATATCGATCACTTACTGATCGGGCCTGGTGGAGTGTTCAGCATCAATACAAAGCACCACCACAAGCGGGCCGTATGGGTCGGAGACGATTCCGTGAAAGTCGATCACGGGAAACCGGCGCCCTATGCACGCAAGAGCCGGGCAGAGGCGAAGCGGGTCGCCCGAGTGCTTGAGCGTTATTGCGACTTCCCGGTAGCGGTGGAGCCGGTGCTCCTCTTCGTGGGTGTCACCGACCTGAAGGTGGTCGCTACACAGCTCGATGTCCGGGTGTACCAGGAGCGTCAGGTGTCGGCCCTCGCTCCGCTCTCAGGCGTTCTCACGGTCGACCAGGTAGAGCGGGTGTACAGCGTTGCTCGCCATCGTCAGGCTTGGAACCACGCCTGA
- a CDS encoding homoserine dehydrogenase — translation MRTRPLKVALLGCGVVGSEVARIMTTHADDLAQRIGAPVELAGVAVRRPSKVREGIDPALVTTDATALVKRGDIDVVVEVIGGIEPARSLITTAFEHGASVVSANKALLAQDGAALHAAAEEHGRDLYYEAAVAGAIPLIRPLRESLAGDKVNRVLGIVNGTTNFILDKMDSTGAGYQEALDEATALGYAEADPTADVEGFDAAAKAAILAGIAFHTRVRLDDVYREGMTEVTAADFRSAKEMGCTIKLLAICERARDGASVTARVHPAMIPLSHPLASVRGAYNAVFVESDAAGQLMFYGPGAGGSPTASAVLGDLVAVCRNKLNGTTGPGESAYAALPVSPMGDVVTRYHISLDVADKPGVLAQVATVFAEHGVSIDTVRQQGKDGEASLVVVTHRALDAALSGTVEALRKLDTVRGVASIMRVEGE, via the coding sequence ATGCGTACGCGTCCGCTGAAGGTGGCGCTGCTGGGCTGTGGGGTTGTCGGCTCAGAGGTGGCGCGCATCATGACGACGCACGCCGACGACCTCGCCCAGAGGATCGGCGCCCCGGTGGAGCTCGCCGGGGTCGCCGTACGGCGCCCGAGCAAGGTGCGCGAGGGCATCGACCCGGCCCTCGTCACCACGGACGCCACCGCCCTCGTCAAACGCGGCGACATCGACGTCGTGGTGGAGGTGATCGGCGGGATCGAGCCCGCCCGCTCGCTCATCACCACCGCGTTCGAACACGGTGCCTCCGTCGTCTCCGCGAACAAGGCCCTGCTCGCCCAGGACGGGGCCGCGCTGCACGCCGCCGCCGAGGAGCACGGCCGGGACCTGTACTACGAGGCCGCCGTCGCCGGCGCCATCCCGCTGATCCGGCCGCTGCGCGAGTCGCTGGCCGGCGACAAGGTCAACCGGGTGCTCGGCATCGTCAACGGCACGACCAACTTCATCCTCGACAAGATGGACTCCACGGGCGCGGGCTACCAGGAGGCCCTGGACGAGGCCACCGCGCTGGGGTACGCGGAGGCCGACCCGACCGCCGACGTCGAGGGCTTCGACGCCGCCGCCAAGGCCGCCATCCTCGCCGGCATCGCCTTCCACACCCGGGTGCGCCTCGACGACGTGTACCGCGAGGGCATGACCGAGGTCACCGCCGCCGACTTCCGCTCCGCCAAGGAGATGGGCTGCACCATCAAGCTGCTGGCCATCTGCGAGCGGGCGCGGGACGGGGCGTCCGTCACCGCGCGCGTGCACCCCGCCATGATTCCGCTGAGCCACCCCCTCGCCTCCGTGCGCGGCGCGTACAACGCCGTCTTCGTGGAGAGCGACGCCGCCGGGCAGCTGATGTTCTACGGCCCCGGCGCCGGCGGCTCCCCGACCGCCTCCGCCGTGCTCGGCGACCTCGTCGCCGTCTGCCGCAACAAGCTCAACGGCACGACCGGGCCCGGCGAGTCGGCGTACGCCGCGCTGCCCGTCTCCCCGATGGGCGACGTCGTCACGCGCTACCACATCAGCCTGGACGTGGCGGACAAACCGGGTGTGCTCGCCCAGGTCGCCACCGTCTTCGCCGAACACGGAGTGTCGATCGACACCGTTCGGCAGCAGGGCAAGGACGGCGAGGCTTCTCTCGTCGTCGTCACCCACCGCGCCCTCGACGCCGCCCTGTCCGGCACCGTCGAGGCGCTGCGCAAGCTCGACACCGTGCGGGGTGTCGCCAGCATCATGCGGGTTGAAGGAGAGTAA